Proteins encoded together in one Leptospira bourretii window:
- a CDS encoding ATP-dependent Clp protease ATP-binding subunit: MKQYDSNVQGALDIAQTEAMRRQNTEITPYHLVWGFMTLPTSVSGKTLIKYKSTVDEFLKKQARASGEIPFESLRTSPKLAQWFTMASSRAAENGREELKEADFLKFLPQVLPELKINYEDLQVKETDEEVPNFLVNLNDLAREGKLDPVIGRSKEIRSVMEILGRRSKNNPVLVGSAGVGKTAIVEGLAEQIVKGRVPDVLKGKTIYSLDMGQLMAGTKYRGEFEEKLTALLRYIKGQAGEAILFIDEIHQLVGAGKTDGAMDAANLLKPALARGELHCIGATTQDEFQKYILGDQALERRFRAVPVNEPSKEDAIEILMGIRDKHEIHHGIKISDEAIYASVLLSDQYITDKFLPDKAIDLVDEAASALKLSAEAMPTELVELESEIRSKKIFAQVEKKNEEILKEIESLEKKFQAGKVVWEKEVNSLKQIASIKNKIDRVKFDLDAAQQRADYTEASRLKYAVLPELEKELSNFQNSWILERNHIAAVISRQTGIPVEKILKTKQDNLLHLEEDLNTVVYGQKESIREIADTLLTSYAGISSESRPLGSFLLKGPTGVGKTETAKAIAKFLFDQETNLVRLDLSEYSEKHSVAKLIGAPAGYVGYDEGGILTEAIRRKPYSVVLFDEVEKAHPDFSDILLQILDEGRLTDNKGRTINFKNTIVILTTNSKNIEMDFKPEVLGRLDAILTYHSLDSSIMEKLIEKQVRQLNERLKVKGIVIELSESTEHILREQGFDPKFGARPLGSVFNRIVNRPLAKEILAGSIGEGTYRADWNGEQLQFAPIPEPVGFKK; the protein is encoded by the coding sequence ATGAAACAGTATGATTCCAACGTCCAAGGAGCTTTGGACATTGCACAGACAGAAGCCATGAGGAGACAAAATACAGAAATCACTCCTTACCATTTGGTTTGGGGGTTTATGACCCTGCCGACTTCTGTTTCGGGCAAAACATTAATTAAGTATAAATCGACAGTGGATGAATTTCTAAAGAAGCAAGCACGTGCCTCTGGAGAGATTCCTTTTGAGTCCCTCAGGACCTCACCCAAGTTGGCTCAATGGTTTACGATGGCTTCTTCTCGGGCTGCCGAAAATGGACGTGAGGAACTGAAAGAGGCTGACTTTCTTAAATTTTTACCGCAGGTCTTACCTGAGTTAAAGATCAATTACGAAGATTTACAAGTGAAGGAAACGGATGAAGAAGTACCCAACTTTCTTGTGAATTTGAATGATTTGGCAAGGGAAGGGAAACTAGATCCTGTCATTGGAAGGAGCAAAGAGATTCGTTCCGTGATGGAGATTTTGGGAAGAAGGTCAAAGAACAATCCTGTGTTAGTTGGTAGTGCGGGGGTTGGTAAAACTGCCATTGTAGAGGGTCTTGCGGAACAAATTGTAAAAGGAAGAGTTCCCGATGTACTCAAAGGAAAAACCATTTATTCTTTGGATATGGGCCAACTGATGGCTGGGACAAAATACCGTGGTGAGTTTGAAGAAAAACTAACTGCCTTACTTCGGTATATTAAAGGCCAAGCAGGTGAAGCAATTCTTTTTATAGATGAAATCCATCAATTGGTGGGAGCAGGTAAAACAGATGGAGCTATGGATGCCGCCAATCTTTTGAAACCAGCTTTGGCGCGAGGAGAACTCCATTGTATTGGTGCAACCACTCAGGACGAATTTCAAAAATACATTTTAGGTGACCAAGCATTAGAAAGAAGATTCCGGGCCGTTCCTGTGAATGAACCTAGTAAGGAAGATGCCATCGAAATTCTTATGGGGATTCGTGATAAACATGAAATCCACCATGGGATTAAAATTTCAGATGAAGCGATTTATGCATCTGTCCTTTTGTCTGACCAATATATTACCGATAAATTTTTGCCAGACAAGGCAATCGATTTAGTGGATGAAGCAGCCTCTGCTTTAAAACTTTCAGCGGAGGCAATGCCTACGGAACTTGTGGAATTGGAGAGCGAAATTCGCTCCAAAAAAATCTTTGCTCAAGTAGAAAAGAAAAATGAAGAGATCTTAAAGGAAATCGAAAGTTTAGAAAAAAAATTCCAAGCTGGCAAAGTTGTTTGGGAAAAAGAAGTAAATTCGTTAAAACAAATAGCTTCTATCAAAAATAAAATTGATCGAGTGAAATTTGATTTGGATGCAGCCCAACAAAGAGCGGACTATACGGAGGCTTCTCGTTTGAAATATGCGGTCCTTCCTGAATTGGAAAAAGAACTTAGTAATTTCCAAAACAGTTGGATTTTAGAAAGAAACCATATAGCGGCCGTTATTTCTAGACAAACAGGAATCCCAGTAGAGAAAATTCTAAAAACGAAACAAGATAATTTACTTCATTTAGAAGAAGACTTGAATACTGTTGTTTATGGTCAGAAGGAATCCATTCGCGAAATTGCGGATACTCTTCTTACATCTTATGCCGGTATATCTTCAGAATCAAGACCGCTTGGATCTTTTTTACTAAAAGGACCTACCGGTGTAGGAAAAACTGAAACTGCTAAAGCCATTGCCAAATTTTTATTCGATCAAGAAACGAATTTGGTTCGTCTGGATCTTAGTGAATATTCGGAAAAACATTCTGTTGCAAAACTGATTGGAGCACCTGCGGGTTATGTTGGTTATGATGAAGGTGGAATTCTTACGGAAGCCATTCGAAGAAAACCATATTCGGTAGTTCTTTTTGATGAAGTGGAAAAGGCACATCCTGATTTTTCTGACATCCTACTTCAAATTTTGGATGAAGGTAGATTAACTGATAACAAAGGTAGAACCATCAATTTTAAAAATACCATTGTGATTTTGACTACGAATTCAAAAAACATTGAAATGGATTTTAAACCAGAAGTTTTGGGAAGATTGGATGCAATTCTGACCTATCATTCGTTAGATTCTTCGATTATGGAGAAACTAATTGAAAAACAAGTTCGTCAGTTGAATGAACGTTTGAAGGTAAAAGGAATTGTCATTGAACTTTCGGAAAGCACGGAACATATATTGCGAGAACAAGGTTTTGATCCAAAATTTGGCGCAAGGCCCCTTGGCAGTGTGTTCAACCGAATTGTCAATCGTCCTTTAGCAAAAGAAATTTTAGCTGGATCCATTGGTGAAGGAACTTACCGAGCCGATTGGAATGGAGAACAATTACAGTTTGCACCCATTCCTGAGCCAGTCGGATTTAAGAAGTAA
- a CDS encoding aldo/keto reductase — MTNLKISSVLKSNQTVSVPQLGLGVWKSRPKECLDAVKSALSLGYRHIDTAAIYGNESEVGAAIKESGINRSDIFLVTKLWNADQGYDSALRAIDVSLNKLGTDYVDMYLIHFPVSGKRKESWKALEKIKADGKAKSIGVSNFMVSHLEELLKETGTVPAMNQVEYHPFLQDIELKEYCLKKGILLEAYSPLAHGQKLEDPRITALANRYQKSNAQILIRWSLQAGHVVIPKSKNPVRIKENADVFDFVLSDEDMLEISSWNENFRTCWDPTTVE; from the coding sequence ATGACAAATCTTAAAATCTCATCTGTTTTGAAATCCAACCAAACGGTATCCGTCCCACAGTTGGGACTTGGAGTTTGGAAATCTCGTCCAAAAGAATGCCTAGATGCTGTCAAATCAGCTTTATCACTGGGTTATCGCCATATTGATACTGCTGCCATCTATGGAAACGAATCGGAAGTGGGTGCGGCAATCAAAGAAAGTGGTATAAATCGAAGCGATATCTTTCTTGTCACAAAACTTTGGAATGCTGACCAGGGTTATGACTCCGCATTACGTGCGATAGATGTTTCTTTAAATAAATTGGGTACAGATTATGTTGATATGTATTTAATTCATTTTCCTGTCTCAGGGAAAAGAAAGGAATCATGGAAGGCACTGGAAAAAATAAAAGCAGATGGAAAAGCAAAATCCATTGGGGTTAGTAATTTTATGGTTTCGCATCTTGAGGAACTATTAAAAGAAACTGGAACTGTCCCTGCAATGAACCAAGTGGAATACCATCCTTTTTTGCAAGACATCGAGTTAAAAGAGTATTGTTTGAAAAAAGGAATTTTACTCGAAGCATACAGTCCTCTGGCTCATGGACAAAAGTTAGAAGACCCTCGGATCACAGCACTTGCAAATCGTTATCAAAAATCAAATGCACAAATTTTAATTCGCTGGTCTTTACAAGCAGGTCATGTGGTGATCCCAAAATCAAAAAATCCAGTTCGTATTAAAGAAAACGCAGATGTATTTGATTTTGTTTTATCAGATGAAGATATGTTGGAAATCTCCAGTTGGAATGAAAACTTCCGGACTTGTTGGGATCCCACCACAGTGGAATGA
- a CDS encoding ATP-binding protein, with the protein MNNYFQRKHFESLYLGFLWGLLVLLLLSSFFFFYQVYESRKDRNLYEDQSRWNAFLIQYSSYLKDAETGVRGYLLTSDPEFLEPYKNSLLQMQKLETSLREECEFMYIGELESIIRAYHLKLEYIQNFIKYFPKKRPGKLDFIESKRRMDVFRDEVQLLLDKKLEKENLEKETNRKFTIRLIATSGGLFFILSILILWMIFVLKRNTRILVEKELIEDRLFEIDDLYQNSPVGFHSLDANGFFVKVNRTEQEWLGYTEEELVGRIKWPDLLTDESKQVFQTNFPVFKEKGRIDNLRFEVIRKDGSSLFLNVSATAIYSKDNEMIRSRSVSLDISQMILYERELIDSRIRAEDANRAKSEFLSNMSHELRTPLNAVIGLSMWLMEDNPKPEQVEYLRNLRFSSETLLTLINDILDFNKIEERMIIIEEIDFSLKDFISSVSSSFEIKAKEQLLSFQTEIDEKLPEYICFDPTRMLQVLNNLLSNAVKFTKVGKITLRVHLVSKIGNEVVIRFEVEDTGIGIASEKLKFVFEKFTQASGDTTRKYGGSGLGLAISKGLVELMKGNLELESELGKGSKFSFTFPCKIGKSNTNRQIHALKDSSDLTGKRILVADDIEINRSIVVRFLKRWGIESEEAADGEEVLQKLANGKFDLVLMDLHMPNMDGYMAAKQIRDNRSWKNLPIIALTASAQLETQDKIHSVGMNDFISKPFYPDDLFQKLTHWIVI; encoded by the coding sequence ATGAATAATTATTTCCAGAGAAAGCACTTCGAGTCCCTCTATCTAGGTTTTTTATGGGGACTTCTTGTATTACTTTTGCTTTCTTCTTTTTTTTTCTTTTATCAAGTATATGAAAGTCGTAAAGATCGAAATTTATATGAAGACCAGAGTCGTTGGAATGCATTTTTAATTCAATATTCTTCTTATTTAAAGGACGCAGAAACTGGAGTCCGTGGTTACCTCCTAACTTCGGATCCAGAATTTCTGGAACCTTATAAAAATTCTCTCCTTCAAATGCAAAAACTCGAGACTTCTCTGAGAGAAGAATGTGAATTCATGTATATTGGCGAGTTAGAGTCCATCATTCGAGCCTACCACCTAAAACTAGAATACATTCAAAATTTTATAAAATATTTTCCTAAGAAACGTCCCGGGAAATTGGATTTTATTGAAAGCAAAAGACGAATGGATGTTTTTCGTGATGAAGTCCAATTGCTTTTGGATAAGAAGTTAGAAAAGGAAAATTTAGAAAAAGAAACAAATCGTAAGTTTACCATTCGGTTAATTGCTACTTCAGGTGGATTATTTTTTATTTTATCCATTCTTATATTGTGGATGATCTTTGTATTAAAAAGAAATACGAGAATATTAGTTGAAAAGGAACTAATAGAAGATCGTTTGTTTGAGATCGACGACTTGTATCAAAACTCACCAGTTGGATTTCATAGTTTAGATGCAAATGGATTTTTTGTAAAAGTCAATCGAACTGAACAGGAATGGTTGGGATATACAGAAGAAGAGTTAGTTGGAAGAATCAAATGGCCAGATCTTCTTACTGACGAGAGCAAACAAGTCTTTCAAACTAATTTTCCTGTTTTTAAAGAGAAAGGTCGGATTGACAATTTAAGGTTTGAAGTCATACGCAAAGATGGAAGTTCCTTGTTTTTGAATGTATCTGCGACGGCCATATATTCTAAAGATAATGAAATGATCAGATCGCGCTCTGTGTCTTTGGATATTTCGCAAATGATTTTGTATGAAAGGGAACTGATTGATTCTCGAATCCGTGCTGAGGATGCAAACCGAGCCAAGTCAGAATTCCTTTCCAACATGAGCCATGAATTAAGAACTCCGCTGAATGCAGTGATCGGGCTTTCTATGTGGCTAATGGAAGACAATCCAAAGCCAGAACAGGTAGAATACTTGAGGAACTTACGTTTCTCTAGTGAAACACTTCTTACTTTGATCAATGACATTTTAGATTTTAACAAAATTGAAGAAAGGATGATCATTATAGAAGAAATTGATTTTAGTCTTAAAGATTTTATCAGCTCTGTTTCTTCTTCTTTTGAGATTAAAGCCAAAGAACAACTCCTTTCGTTCCAAACAGAAATTGATGAAAAACTTCCTGAATATATTTGTTTTGATCCCACTCGGATGTTGCAAGTTCTTAACAATTTATTATCTAATGCCGTGAAGTTTACTAAAGTTGGGAAAATTACACTTCGCGTTCATTTGGTTTCAAAAATTGGTAATGAAGTTGTGATTCGATTTGAAGTGGAAGATACGGGAATAGGAATTGCATCCGAGAAACTTAAATTTGTATTTGAGAAATTCACCCAAGCAAGTGGAGACACAACTAGAAAGTATGGTGGCTCTGGCCTCGGACTTGCCATATCAAAAGGACTTGTCGAATTAATGAAAGGCAATCTTGAATTAGAATCTGAGTTGGGAAAAGGATCGAAATTTTCTTTTACCTTTCCATGTAAAATCGGAAAATCAAACACCAATAGACAAATTCATGCATTAAAGGATTCTTCTGATTTAACTGGTAAAAGAATTCTTGTTGCTGATGATATTGAAATTAATCGCTCTATCGTAGTTCGTTTTTTAAAACGTTGGGGTATTGAATCGGAAGAGGCAGCAGACGGTGAGGAAGTATTACAAAAGTTGGCCAATGGAAAATTTGATTTAGTTTTGATGGATTTGCATATGCCAAATATGGATGGTTATATGGCTGCGAAACAAATTCGAGATAACCGTAGTTGGAAAAACTTACCGATTATTGCTTTAACTGCTTCTGCACAATTAGAAACACAAGATAAAATTCATTCAGTAGGAATGAATGACTTTATCTCTAAACCTTTTTATCCTGATGATTTATTTCAAAAACTAACACACTGGATTGTAATTTAA
- a CDS encoding hybrid sensor histidine kinase/response regulator, producing the protein MDIQKKLNVLIVEDSLASYKAIVSVLQNFGFSIFSERAEWKSEFEQRINDETWDIVISDFYLPDFDGRYVISRVKEINPELPVILVTEFLPEEAASEFLNLGAAEFLPKSSIIKLPFVVNRELEAYRLKQSQKKAWDMLVHGEELLTRSQKISHLGHFEVIFPEKNTLWSLELYRILGFDFAENPLMEKVWALLDEAEQDHIKVVWSDLLRDNHSKEMIVTLNTKSGRKKVNLWLEAEKFEGSRFRIFGTIHDISDLSELEHSIQLNEQLFKGIFNNSSQAIFLLDLQGHVIRMNRNAVISFEREETDVQGLELIRSIFSNSDEESKKKLTYGMKLALKNQSFEVFVSYNLLDGREKYFDCDFYSLTDTSGKILYIVLEAKDITEKIVLERAYAQSQKLEALGTFAGGIAHDFNNLLTPMLAYVSFLNSEWSKGTTNEAIQKSLPAIEGISKSLDRAKNLIQQILTYSKIDNSISKQLDLRENLLQVLKEVRTVSSNQITLFTDLGNEPAYVNADPIQIFQILSNLYENSVFALQDIPYPKITISLSKVLYEKSELLHVGFMKNTEYWKLGFADNGEGIPTEIIQKIFDPFFTTKGGKGTGLGLPIIYGIMVKMGGTILVNSSIGKGTEFDLYFPAWKAML; encoded by the coding sequence ATGGACATCCAAAAGAAACTCAATGTATTGATTGTTGAAGATTCTCTTGCTTCCTACAAAGCAATTGTATCGGTTTTGCAAAACTTTGGGTTTTCTATATTTTCAGAAAGAGCTGAGTGGAAATCAGAATTCGAACAAAGAATCAATGATGAAACATGGGATATCGTGATCTCAGACTTTTATCTTCCTGATTTTGATGGTCGTTATGTGATCTCTAGAGTCAAAGAAATCAATCCAGAATTGCCTGTGATTCTTGTTACGGAATTTTTACCAGAAGAAGCTGCTTCTGAATTTTTAAACTTAGGCGCAGCAGAATTTTTACCTAAGTCGTCGATCATTAAACTTCCATTTGTTGTAAATCGTGAATTGGAAGCTTACCGCCTAAAACAATCACAAAAAAAAGCTTGGGATATGTTGGTTCATGGAGAAGAACTTTTAACACGTTCCCAAAAAATTTCTCATCTTGGCCATTTTGAAGTAATCTTTCCAGAAAAAAATACTTTATGGTCTTTAGAGTTGTATCGAATTTTAGGATTTGATTTTGCGGAAAATCCTTTGATGGAAAAAGTATGGGCACTTTTAGATGAAGCAGAGCAAGACCATATCAAAGTTGTTTGGTCTGATTTACTTAGGGACAATCATTCAAAGGAAATGATTGTCACCTTAAATACAAAATCTGGTAGAAAAAAAGTAAATCTTTGGTTGGAAGCAGAAAAGTTTGAAGGCTCAAGATTTAGAATTTTTGGAACCATTCACGATATTTCGGATTTGTCTGAATTAGAACACTCCATTCAGTTGAACGAACAGTTGTTTAAGGGTATCTTTAATAATTCCTCACAAGCAATTTTTCTTTTGGATTTACAAGGTCATGTGATTCGTATGAATCGTAATGCCGTGATTTCTTTTGAAAGAGAGGAAACTGATGTCCAAGGTTTGGAATTGATTCGATCTATTTTTTCGAATTCCGATGAAGAATCTAAAAAAAAATTAACTTACGGAATGAAGTTAGCTTTAAAAAATCAAAGTTTCGAGGTATTTGTCAGTTATAATTTGTTAGATGGAAGGGAAAAATACTTTGATTGTGATTTTTATTCATTAACGGACACATCTGGGAAAATTTTGTATATAGTCTTAGAAGCCAAAGACATTACCGAAAAAATTGTATTAGAACGTGCATACGCCCAATCCCAGAAATTAGAAGCACTGGGAACGTTTGCCGGTGGTATCGCCCATGATTTTAATAATTTACTCACTCCAATGTTAGCTTATGTTTCTTTTTTGAATTCAGAATGGTCTAAGGGTACCACGAATGAGGCAATTCAAAAATCATTACCAGCAATTGAAGGAATTTCCAAGTCTTTGGATCGGGCAAAAAACTTGATCCAACAAATTCTTACTTATTCTAAAATCGATAATTCCATTTCCAAACAATTGGATCTTAGGGAAAACTTATTACAAGTTTTAAAGGAGGTAAGAACTGTATCTTCGAACCAAATCACGTTGTTTACCGACTTAGGAAATGAACCTGCTTATGTGAATGCGGATCCTATTCAAATCTTTCAAATACTATCGAACTTATACGAAAATTCAGTGTTTGCCTTGCAAGATATTCCATATCCAAAAATTACAATCTCTCTTTCAAAAGTTTTGTATGAAAAATCAGAACTACTTCATGTTGGTTTTATGAAAAATACAGAATATTGGAAATTGGGTTTTGCTGATAATGGAGAAGGAATCCCAACAGAAATTATCCAAAAAATCTTTGATCCATTTTTCACAACCAAAGGTGGGAAGGGAACGGGTTTGGGATTGCCGATCATTTATGGAATCATGGTGAAGATGGGTGGAACAATTCTAGTAAATTCTTCGATTGGCAAAGGAACAGAGTTCGATCTATATTTTCCTGCCTGGAAAGCTATGCTTTAA
- a CDS encoding SpoIIE family protein phosphatase, whose protein sequence is MFRNWLSFFPNSPKFPSNKIRRLDRAKIEKITALSRSFVRGADCSFSFPKKTEIQKPKYRLPFLQNLTPWIPFFVVLLCFQSSLEAFPLSIEESKNYRDIGKYFEYVVVPEQESSLDRILREDTIWRPNPKATISFSQVKDPLWLRITLIHYGNLPHTFFLHFSSPVVDVFELHTQVKGNWITQVSGEQVLQKNKPIYSHIPAFPITLSPDETRAIYVKINSANPIFNFVSIYNSRSFIAFSKKQDIFFAAYFGAGFMMFLFSLFLANTLRYRKFFFYFFYLATVLLINLFSTGFMQYIEIGNSHTWKNYLFPITIYLTSVFGLLFTIEFLETEKNFPKVNKLAKGFILLFISLIFTIFFLELRNFIQLGVSLVIIPILLVLFISLMAVIKSKKKLEVVLFLLAFGSILLGGALNTLTVQGFIKPIHLSSYSLPLGSAIEVFFLSMALVLKVSDYRKATEEKQELDLQLKIAQKLQSGLLPQKRTHANGYALGFRYSPASDIGGDFVQFIVKENEIGLFLCDVSGHGIPAAMIASMAKVSLQIWDDSLDRPAYAAERIRLSLLSSLSGHFLSAFFVYLHPEKNIMKIANAGHHPLIYLDRNGNIEHITSQGRAINEYIEAQVVEKTLPLPKSGTLILFTDGVIEARKSTTGELFGEERFLSILQTLADKDPQTICDQVITEVEKFQKSKRSDDDVTILAISLDKET, encoded by the coding sequence ATGTTTCGAAACTGGCTTTCTTTTTTCCCAAATTCACCCAAATTTCCTTCGAACAAGATTAGGCGGTTGGACAGAGCCAAAATTGAAAAAATAACAGCGTTATCTAGATCGTTCGTGCGGGGAGCAGATTGCAGTTTCTCTTTCCCTAAAAAAACAGAAATACAAAAGCCTAAATACAGACTGCCGTTTCTACAAAACCTCACACCCTGGATTCCTTTCTTTGTGGTTCTTCTTTGTTTTCAGTCCTCTCTTGAGGCTTTTCCTCTTTCCATTGAGGAATCAAAAAATTATAGAGACATTGGAAAATATTTTGAGTATGTCGTTGTTCCAGAACAAGAATCTAGTTTGGACAGAATTCTAAGAGAGGACACAATTTGGCGTCCAAATCCGAAAGCGACTATCTCTTTTTCACAAGTGAAAGATCCACTTTGGTTAAGAATTACATTGATCCACTACGGAAACTTACCACATACATTCTTTTTGCATTTTTCAAGTCCTGTGGTAGATGTTTTTGAACTGCATACACAAGTGAAAGGGAACTGGATTACACAAGTTTCCGGAGAGCAGGTCCTACAAAAAAACAAACCCATATACTCCCACATCCCGGCATTCCCTATCACACTCTCACCGGATGAAACTCGCGCTATATACGTAAAAATTAATTCAGCAAATCCAATCTTTAATTTTGTTTCTATTTATAATTCGCGAAGTTTCATCGCCTTTTCCAAAAAACAAGATATATTCTTTGCGGCTTATTTCGGCGCAGGTTTTATGATGTTTTTATTCAGTTTATTCTTAGCGAATACATTGCGTTATCGAAAATTTTTCTTTTACTTTTTCTATTTAGCAACGGTTCTCTTGATCAATTTGTTTTCCACTGGCTTTATGCAATACATTGAGATAGGAAATTCACATACTTGGAAAAATTATTTATTTCCGATCACGATTTATTTGACTTCAGTCTTTGGTCTACTTTTTACGATAGAATTTTTAGAAACCGAAAAAAACTTTCCTAAAGTTAATAAACTAGCAAAAGGTTTTATCCTATTATTTATTTCTTTAATCTTTACTATCTTTTTCTTAGAACTGAGAAACTTCATTCAATTAGGTGTCTCTCTAGTGATCATACCTATTTTGCTTGTCCTCTTCATTTCTCTTATGGCTGTGATCAAAAGCAAAAAAAAACTCGAAGTGGTTCTTTTCCTACTGGCTTTCGGTTCGATTCTACTCGGTGGCGCCTTAAATACATTAACCGTTCAAGGTTTCATCAAACCCATTCACTTATCGTCCTACTCACTGCCGTTAGGTTCCGCAATAGAAGTTTTCTTTTTGTCAATGGCACTGGTATTAAAAGTATCTGATTACAGAAAAGCAACAGAAGAAAAACAAGAATTAGACCTCCAGTTAAAAATTGCACAAAAACTTCAAAGTGGCTTATTGCCACAAAAAAGGACACATGCAAATGGTTATGCATTGGGCTTTCGTTATTCACCAGCATCTGACATTGGTGGTGATTTTGTTCAATTCATTGTAAAAGAAAATGAAATAGGTTTATTTCTCTGCGATGTTTCAGGTCACGGAATTCCTGCGGCAATGATTGCATCCATGGCAAAAGTTTCCCTTCAAATCTGGGATGATTCCCTAGATAGGCCCGCCTATGCAGCAGAACGAATTCGATTGTCTCTTCTAAGTTCTCTTTCTGGACATTTCCTGAGCGCCTTTTTTGTTTATCTGCATCCAGAAAAAAATATCATGAAGATAGCCAATGCAGGCCACCACCCATTGATTTATTTAGATCGAAATGGAAATATCGAACATATCACAAGCCAAGGGCGAGCCATAAACGAATACATAGAAGCGCAAGTAGTCGAAAAAACATTACCTCTCCCGAAATCTGGTACTTTGATATTATTTACGGATGGTGTGATTGAAGCAAGAAAATCAACTACGGGTGAACTTTTTGGAGAGGAAAGATTTCTATCCATTTTACAAACATTAGCCGACAAAGACCCACAGACAATTTGTGACCAAGTGATCACAGAAGTAGAAAAGTTCCAAAAGTCAAAACGTTCTGATGACGATGTTACAATACTTGCCATCTCTTTGGATAAAGAAACTTAA